One Polaribacter sp. SA4-12 genomic window carries:
- the murG gene encoding undecaprenyldiphospho-muramoylpentapeptide beta-N-acetylglucosaminyltransferase, with protein sequence MKQSINILISGGGTGGHIYPAIAIANELKLRYPDADFLFVGAKDKMEMEKVPHAGYEIKGLWISGIQRKLTLANLSFPFKMISSLWNASNIIRKFKPDIAIGTGGFASGPTLIMAGRKGVPTLIQEQNSYPGITNKLLSKKAQKICVAYDNLERFFPADKIVKTGNPVRQDLLSIHSKTDEGKDFFGIDKKKKTILVLGGSLGARKINQLVETNLEFFKNQEVQVIWQCGKFYFEEYKKYDELKGIQVHQYVNRMDLAYAAADIIISRAGASSVSELCIVGKPVIFIPSPNVAEDHQTKNAKSIADKHGAILLKESELDTFPIVFETLIKDKGKQEHLSENINELALPGATSDIVNEVEKLLKK encoded by the coding sequence ATGAAACAATCGATTAACATATTAATTTCTGGTGGAGGAACAGGCGGTCATATTTATCCTGCAATTGCTATTGCAAACGAATTGAAATTGCGTTATCCTGATGCGGATTTCTTGTTTGTTGGAGCAAAAGATAAGATGGAAATGGAAAAAGTTCCACATGCAGGTTATGAAATTAAAGGATTGTGGATTTCTGGAATTCAAAGAAAGTTGACTTTAGCTAATTTATCATTTCCATTTAAAATGATAAGTAGTTTGTGGAATGCGTCTAATATTATAAGGAAATTTAAACCAGATATTGCTATTGGTACAGGCGGTTTTGCTAGTGGACCAACATTGATTATGGCGGGTAGAAAAGGAGTACCGACTTTAATACAAGAACAGAATTCGTACCCAGGAATTACAAATAAATTGTTGAGTAAAAAAGCACAGAAAATTTGTGTTGCTTATGATAATTTAGAGCGTTTTTTTCCTGCGGATAAAATTGTAAAAACAGGAAACCCTGTTCGTCAAGATTTATTATCGATTCATTCTAAAACGGATGAAGGAAAAGATTTTTTTGGTATAGATAAAAAGAAGAAAACCATTTTAGTTTTAGGAGGGAGTTTAGGAGCGAGAAAAATAAACCAATTGGTAGAAACGAATTTAGAGTTCTTTAAAAACCAAGAAGTACAAGTTATTTGGCAATGTGGTAAATTTTATTTTGAAGAATATAAAAAGTATGATGAGTTAAAGGGTATTCAGGTTCATCAATATGTAAATAGAATGGATTTGGCTTATGCTGCAGCAGATATTATTATTTCTAGAGCAGGAGCAAGTTCAGTTTCTGAATTATGTATTGTAGGGAAGCCTGTGATTTTTATTCCTTCTCCAAATGTGGCAGAAGATCATCAAACAAAAAATGCAAAGTCAATTGCAGATAAACATGGAGCAATTTTATTAAAAGAAAGTGAGTTGGATACATTTCCAATTGTATTTGAAACTTTAATAAAAGATAAAGGTAAACAAGAGCATTTATCAGAAAATATAAATGAATTGGCTCTTCCAGGTGCAACATCAGATATTGTTAACGAAGTAGAAAAATTACTAAAAAAGTGA